The segment TGATCATTATCATTGTCATCATTGCTATCAATGTGTGACTCTCCCCTTTGCTTATGTTCCTTCTTCGGGTTAGGGTATGTGCGATGCTTGTTGTGTGGTGGTCGAGACTTACTTTTTCGGTTACAACTGGAGTTTTGTTTCCGCTGTCTGTTCTTTTTGCAGCACTTCATCCAGTGACCTTTTTTTCCACATTCAGAGCACACATCATTATATGCTGGACACTGGTGTGGCTTGTGGTGTGTATCGCATCTCTGGCACGTTCGACCTCTCATCATAGCATGGATTTTTTCAGTATGTGATAACCCAAGCTGATGTAACTGTTCATTGCCTGCTGACAAAGCTTCATATTTTCGCCCTTCTGCCAGCACATCAGTAATGAGGTATCCTTTAGGTTTGCTGTAAAGATCGTTTCGCAGAGCATCATGTGGAGTGCTTGCAATGATGAGCTCAATTAAACGTTCATTGAGTTCTTCATCTGTGAACTGACATTTTAGTGCTAAAGTTCTGGCTCTAGTCACAAAATCATCAATGCACTCTCCTGGTTTTTGTCTGTACTGCATTAATTGTAGTCTGTGAATTCTGAAATTAACATTAAGTTTTAACTGACCTTCGAAAAAGTTCCATAACGTGTTTGGCACTTTTTTTTCATCATCACTAAGCCCACTGGCATTCAGCCGTTTCAGTCCTTCATCTCCAATACCACGACATATTTTCCTTGCTTGCTTTGCTGCATCTGTTATTTCATCATCTTCAAGATAAAGAgtcattttttgtttaaataaggACATTGCCTCACTTAGGTCTTGGTCggaccagttcatcacaggtaAGTGCGCTGCCATTTCGTTTGTTTGGCTCTGTAATCACGCACGTCACAGCTCTCACTAAGGATGCGCAAGGAAATTTTATGTGAACTCAGTGAAACTCTTCCGCTGGTGAACTTGTACTCGGGCTTCTTGATGTTCCGCTGAGAAACAGTGCACAGTGGCTCAAACGGCATGAACTATGCTTGCTTTTCTTTTATAATGATACCGCGATAGCAGTGAGCGTGAACTTTTTCCCGCGATTCACCAGTTTAGGTAACACAGAAGCAGTAGTTACCCTCCTTACAACGTTTACATGCAAGGGATAGTTTCAGTCCTTCCGGGCGAACCATTTACGCTGCCACCATGAAGTATTATTTGAAAGAAAACAGGAGATGAACTATTTAGTAGAGCTTTGTTTTATTGCCCTTCAACCCACGCATGCGCATATGACATCAAGCATAACTCTGTTTTATGTGTTAACCCTTTAACATCCTAAAGGTATATTACAACagtagtcacgtgacagtccaggggctcatgggaattgtagtccatatggttagacgtggaatctgtaaaaatgaaatgtgtggccctctggtttaggtgtttatgtgaaatcggcccttggtaagaagaagttgtgcacccctggtaTAGACTTTA is part of the Trichomycterus rosablanca isolate fTriRos1 chromosome 7, fTriRos1.hap1, whole genome shotgun sequence genome and harbors:
- the LOC134318174 gene encoding uncharacterized protein LOC134318174, with the protein product MAAHLPVMNWSDQDLSEAMSLFKQKMTLYLEDDEITDAAKQARKICRGIGDEGLKRLNASGLSDDEKKVPNTLWNFFEGQLKLNVNFRIHRLQLMQYRQKPGECIDDFVTRARTLALKCQFTDEELNERLIELIIASTPHDALRNDLYSKPKGYLITDVLAEGRKYEALSAGNEQLHQLGLSHTEKIHAMMRGRTCQRCDTHHKPHQCPAYNDVCSECGKKGHWMKCCKKNRQRKQNSSCNRKNLQTERTRTAPPGDRTQDLFAVRRQCYHLATVPPGITTTRLA